A section of the Deltaproteobacteria bacterium genome encodes:
- a CDS encoding type IIA DNA topoisomerase subunit B, with amino-acid sequence MATSYTAKDILVLEGLEPVRRRPGMYIGGVDTTGLHHLLWEIVDNSVDEAMNGHADRITVVLHKDGASATVTDNGRGIPVDRHAQYKKPALELILTTLHAGGKFEAKNYYHSGGLHGVGASVVTALSEKLTARVKRDGFEWEQTFSRGKATSPLKKLGAARGSGTIISFRPDPKIFPEVRFDAKVVAERLEAKAYLHGGLTLVFRDEGAGAEAVYHYEDGLKAFLARIVGDGAVGGELFTLAKQQDGLHLECALAWTEETTERVQSYVNSIPTTAGGAHENGLKSGIVKAVRNYLTVHNLVPRGVALTADDVREGLVALLAVKIPQPQFQGQTKERLNNSEVTPVIDAIVRSALENALNANRTAGDAIAARVVLASRARSASRAAAQQVQRKGAVSHRLNLPGKLADCSSTDPSECELFIVEGDSAGGSAKQGRDRAFQAILPLRGKVLNTEQAPTAKVLTNKELSDLVSALGCGTGKSFDAAKLRYHKVCLLTDADSDGNHICTLLLTFFYRHLPELIRGGYVYIAQPPLYRVDAGKEVHWLRDDAEKDRLLGRLNGKRERVQVTRFKGLGEMNPGTLKETTLDPARRALLRVAIADEAGTDQAIQTLMGRDVAPRFAFIMERAAKVEEVDI; translated from the coding sequence ATGGCGACCAGCTACACGGCAAAGGACATCCTGGTGCTGGAGGGCCTCGAGCCCGTGCGCCGGCGTCCGGGCATGTACATCGGCGGCGTCGATACGACCGGGCTCCATCACCTCCTGTGGGAGATCGTCGACAACTCGGTCGACGAGGCGATGAACGGGCACGCCGACCGGATCACGGTGGTGCTGCACAAGGACGGGGCCTCCGCGACGGTGACCGACAACGGGCGCGGCATCCCCGTCGACCGGCACGCGCAGTACAAGAAGCCGGCGCTCGAGCTGATCCTCACGACGCTCCACGCGGGGGGCAAGTTCGAGGCGAAGAACTACTACCACTCGGGCGGGCTGCACGGCGTCGGCGCCTCGGTGGTGACCGCGCTCTCCGAGAAGCTCACGGCGCGCGTCAAGCGCGACGGCTTCGAGTGGGAGCAGACGTTCTCGCGCGGCAAGGCGACGAGCCCGCTCAAGAAGCTCGGCGCGGCGCGCGGCAGCGGCACGATCATCTCCTTCCGGCCCGATCCCAAGATCTTCCCCGAGGTCCGCTTCGACGCGAAGGTCGTCGCCGAGCGCCTCGAGGCCAAGGCCTACCTGCACGGTGGTCTGACCCTCGTCTTCCGCGACGAGGGGGCGGGCGCCGAGGCCGTCTATCACTACGAGGACGGGCTCAAGGCGTTCCTCGCCAGGATCGTCGGTGACGGGGCGGTCGGGGGCGAGCTGTTCACGCTCGCCAAGCAGCAGGACGGGCTCCACCTCGAGTGCGCGCTCGCCTGGACGGAGGAGACGACGGAGCGGGTCCAGTCCTATGTCAACAGCATCCCGACCACCGCCGGCGGCGCGCACGAGAACGGCCTCAAGAGCGGGATCGTGAAGGCGGTGCGGAACTACCTGACCGTCCACAACCTTGTGCCGCGTGGCGTGGCGCTGACCGCCGATGACGTGCGCGAGGGCCTCGTGGCGCTGCTCGCCGTCAAGATCCCGCAGCCGCAGTTCCAGGGGCAGACGAAGGAGCGTCTCAACAACTCCGAGGTGACGCCGGTCATCGACGCGATCGTGCGGAGCGCGCTCGAGAACGCGCTCAACGCCAACCGCACCGCGGGCGACGCGATCGCCGCGCGCGTCGTGCTGGCGTCGCGCGCGCGGAGCGCGTCCCGCGCCGCCGCGCAGCAGGTGCAGCGCAAGGGGGCCGTGTCCCACCGGCTCAACCTCCCCGGCAAGCTCGCGGACTGCAGCTCGACCGATCCCAGCGAGTGTGAGCTCTTCATCGTCGAGGGCGACTCCGCCGGCGGCTCGGCCAAGCAGGGCCGGGACCGCGCCTTCCAGGCGATCCTCCCGCTGCGCGGCAAGGTGCTGAACACCGAGCAGGCGCCGACGGCGAAGGTGCTCACCAACAAGGAGCTCTCGGACCTGGTCTCCGCGCTCGGCTGCGGCACCGGCAAGAGCTTCGATGCGGCCAAGCTCCGTTACCACAAGGTCTGCCTGTTGACCGACGCCGACTCCGACGGCAACCACATCTGCACGCTGCTCCTCACCTTCTTCTATCGCCACCTCCCCGAGCTGATCCGCGGGGGTTACGTCTACATCGCGCAGCCGCCGCTCTACCGGGTCGACGCCGGCAAGGAGGTCCACTGGTTGCGCGACGACGCCGAGAAGGACCGGTTGCTGGGGCGCCTCAACGGCAAGCGCGAGCGCGTGCAGGTGACCCGGTTCAAGGGGCTCGGCGAGATGAACCCCGGGACGCTCAAGGAGACGACGCTCGACCCCGCGCGGCGTGCCCTCCTGCGGGTTGCGATCGCCGACGAAGCGGGCACGGATCAGGCGATCCAGACGCTCATGGGTCGCGACGTCGCGCCGCGCTTCGCGTTCATCATGGAGCGCGCGGCGAAGGTGGAGGAAGTGGATATCTGA